Proteins from a genomic interval of Armatimonadota bacterium:
- a CDS encoding ATP-binding protein, with translation MSLSLQTDLEALRVARKMVASVVRTLAAPEDTAAQVEVAVGEALANARVHAYQDGVGPLEILLTYDGTDLTISVHDSGRVVTPLPERVPVAVNTGAVRRRGLYLIGQLMDRTEISRVGPEGGTRLRMTKRLRP, from the coding sequence ATGAGCCTGTCGCTCCAGACCGACCTCGAAGCCCTGCGGGTCGCCCGAAAGATGGTGGCATCGGTCGTCCGGACCCTGGCCGCCCCTGAGGACACGGCCGCCCAGGTCGAAGTGGCGGTGGGCGAAGCGCTGGCCAACGCGCGCGTCCACGCCTACCAGGACGGCGTCGGCCCCCTCGAGATCCTCCTCACCTACGATGGGACCGACCTGACGATCAGCGTGCACGACAGCGGACGGGTGGTCACCCCCCTGCCGGAGCGGGTGCCGGTGGCCGTGAACACCGGGGCGGTGCGCCGTCGCGGGCTCTACCTCATTGGCCAGCTCATGGACCGCACCGAGATCTCCCGCGTCGGGCCCGAGGGCGGCACCCGCCTCCGCATGACCAAACGCCTCCGTCCCTGA